A genomic segment from Pseudoduganella chitinolytica encodes:
- a CDS encoding VOC family protein, with amino-acid sequence MNKQIFVNLPVRDLDKSKAFFEALGYRFNPQFTNESGACLVINDGSIYAMLLTQPFFKTFIDKPIAQATEATGVLICLGCESREEVDGLVAKAVAAGGRTPRPPQDHGFMYSHAFEDLDGHIWELAWMAPQE; translated from the coding sequence ATGAACAAGCAGATTTTCGTCAATCTACCGGTCCGAGACCTCGACAAGTCCAAGGCGTTCTTCGAAGCGCTCGGCTATCGCTTCAATCCCCAATTCACCAACGAGAGTGGCGCCTGCCTGGTCATCAACGATGGCAGCATCTATGCGATGCTGCTGACCCAGCCCTTCTTCAAGACCTTTATCGACAAGCCGATCGCGCAAGCGACGGAGGCGACCGGGGTGCTGATCTGCCTGGGCTGCGAAAGCCGCGAGGAAGTCGACGGGCTGGTGGCGAAGGCCGTTGCGGCAGGGGGCCGCACGCCGCGTCCGCCGCAAGACCACGGTTTCATGTACAGCCACGCATTCGAAGACCTGGATGGTCATATCTGGGAACTGGCGTGGATGGCGCCGCAGGAGTAG
- a CDS encoding gamma carbonic anhydrase family protein, with amino-acid sequence MPITSYLDATPQLAERVYLHPSAQVIGSVRLGADSSVWCNAVLRGDVNDIVIGRCANIQDFTMGHVSHRTPQKPAGAPLVIGDYVTIGHNVILHGCRIGDECLVGMGSIVMDDVVVPERVMIGAGSLVAPGKALESGFLYVGRPARKVRPLTADEIAWLRYSAEHYVRVKDNYLATPA; translated from the coding sequence ATGCCGATCACTTCTTATCTCGACGCCACCCCGCAACTCGCCGAGCGCGTCTACCTGCATCCGTCGGCCCAGGTGATCGGCAGCGTGCGCCTGGGCGCGGACAGTTCCGTCTGGTGCAACGCGGTGCTGCGCGGCGACGTCAACGACATCGTCATCGGACGCTGCGCCAATATCCAGGATTTCACGATGGGCCATGTCTCGCACCGGACCCCGCAAAAGCCGGCGGGCGCGCCGCTCGTCATCGGCGACTACGTGACGATCGGCCACAACGTCATCCTGCATGGCTGCCGTATCGGCGACGAGTGCCTGGTCGGCATGGGCAGCATCGTGATGGACGACGTGGTGGTGCCGGAGCGCGTGATGATCGGCGCGGGCAGCCTGGTGGCACCGGGCAAGGCGCTGGAAAGCGGCTTCCTGTACGTGGGCCGGCCGGCACGCAAGGTGCGGCCGTTGACGGCCGACGAGATCGCCTGGCTGCGCTACTCGGCCGAGCACTACGTGCGGGTCAAGGACAACTACCTGGCCACGCCGGCTTGA
- a CDS encoding alpha/beta fold hydrolase has translation MTTLAQSAADTHLTTPTRFVDVDGVRLAYRRWGNAAAGQPPLLLLQHFRGGMDHWDPSMTDGLAAGREVILYNGRGIASSAGAPRTRIEDMADDAAAFVRTLGLQQIDVLGFSLGGFQALDLAWRHPQLVRKLMLLGTGPRGGNPDMEPQVLTAAPRPVPTFEDFLYLFFGRSAQAEQAARAFWQRRHERAEQDPPSSPQVAQAQIEATMHYLARLSEDDPFAYLRTIRQPTFILNGVHDVMIPTVNSFYLARNLPNAQLFIYPDCGHAAQFQCPRRFLYHVDGFLGESCHHVDASFEKALPC, from the coding sequence ATGACAACGCTTGCGCAGTCCGCGGCCGACACGCACCTGACCACCCCGACCCGCTTCGTCGACGTCGATGGCGTCCGCCTCGCCTACCGCCGCTGGGGCAATGCCGCCGCCGGCCAGCCGCCGCTGCTGTTGCTGCAGCACTTCCGGGGCGGCATGGATCATTGGGATCCGTCGATGACGGACGGCCTGGCCGCGGGGCGCGAGGTGATCCTGTACAACGGGCGCGGCATCGCTTCCTCCGCCGGCGCGCCACGTACGCGCATCGAGGACATGGCGGACGACGCGGCAGCCTTCGTGCGTACGCTGGGCCTGCAACAGATCGATGTGCTGGGCTTTTCGCTGGGCGGCTTCCAGGCGTTGGACCTGGCATGGCGCCATCCCCAACTGGTACGCAAGCTGATGCTGCTGGGTACGGGTCCCCGTGGCGGCAATCCCGACATGGAACCGCAGGTGCTGACCGCGGCGCCCCGGCCCGTGCCCACCTTCGAAGACTTTCTGTACCTCTTCTTCGGCCGCTCCGCGCAGGCCGAACAGGCTGCACGGGCGTTCTGGCAGCGCCGGCACGAACGCGCGGAGCAGGACCCACCCTCCTCGCCGCAAGTCGCGCAGGCGCAGATCGAGGCGACTATGCACTACCTGGCCAGGCTGTCGGAAGACGACCCCTTCGCCTACCTGCGCACCATCCGGCAGCCCACGTTCATCCTCAACGGCGTGCACGACGTGATGATCCCGACCGTCAACTCGTTCTACCTGGCGCGCAACCTGCCGAACGCCCAGTTGTTCATCTACCCCGATTGCGGTCATGCCGCACAGTTCCAGTGTCCGCGGCGTTTCCTGTACCACGTCGACGGATTCCTGGGCGAGTCATGTCACCACGTCGACGCTTCTTTTGAAAAGGCTCTACCATGTTGA
- a CDS encoding helicase gives MLKFKLLLWMLAHLLQRQARNNPDCACYIGDKDLVFRIGTASGAGRTYTVRAGRIHSTATSSAAARFTLCFRDGATGFAILSARDSQAAFLRGLGSKDLTIDGDFQEVMWFQGLSAFLQPPKVVQPYDRTAFRSQRRTP, from the coding sequence ATGTTGAAGTTCAAGCTGCTGCTGTGGATGCTCGCGCACCTGCTGCAACGACAGGCCAGGAACAACCCCGACTGCGCCTGCTACATCGGGGACAAGGACCTGGTGTTCCGGATCGGCACGGCATCCGGCGCCGGGCGCACCTACACCGTCCGGGCCGGTCGCATCCACTCGACCGCCACGTCCAGCGCCGCAGCCCGCTTCACGCTGTGCTTCAGGGATGGCGCGACGGGCTTCGCCATCCTGTCGGCCAGGGACAGCCAGGCCGCGTTCCTGCGTGGGTTGGGCAGCAAGGACCTGACGATCGACGGCGACTTCCAGGAGGTCATGTGGTTCCAGGGCCTGAGCGCCTTCCTGCAGCCGCCCAAGGTTGTCCAGCCGTACGACCGCACCGCATTCCGATCACAGCGCCGGACACCTTGA
- a CDS encoding NADP-dependent oxidoreductase translates to MKAFIVDRYGKQAGRIADVPEPALREDDVLVRIHAASVNVLDNKIRSGEFKLILPYRLPLILGNDCAGTVVRVGSRVTRFQPGDEVYARPDEQRIGTFAATIAVKESSVARKPRNVGMQEAAALPLVALTAWQVLVETARVKKGQKVFIQAGSGGVGTVAIQLAKHLGAHVATTTGTANVEWVKALGADVVIDYKRQDFANVLRDYDVVLNSQGGAELAKSVQVIKPGGHLISISGPPTPQFALEQGLAWPLRQVMRLLSLGIRKKAARRGVNYSFVFMRAHGGQLGKITDLVEAGVIRPVVDRVFPLDATAQALAYVDGGRAKGKVVVSVAAGLNLG, encoded by the coding sequence ATGAAAGCCTTCATCGTCGATCGATACGGCAAACAGGCCGGCCGCATCGCCGACGTGCCGGAGCCGGCCCTGCGCGAGGACGATGTCCTCGTCCGCATCCACGCGGCCAGCGTGAATGTCCTCGACAACAAGATCAGGAGCGGGGAATTCAAGCTGATCCTGCCCTACCGCCTGCCGCTCATCCTGGGGAACGACTGCGCCGGCACGGTCGTGCGGGTCGGCTCGCGCGTCACGCGCTTCCAGCCGGGCGACGAGGTGTACGCGCGGCCCGACGAACAACGCATCGGCACCTTCGCCGCAACCATCGCCGTCAAGGAAAGCTCGGTAGCGCGCAAGCCGCGCAACGTGGGCATGCAGGAAGCGGCCGCACTGCCGCTGGTGGCGCTGACGGCCTGGCAGGTCCTGGTGGAAACCGCGCGCGTGAAAAAGGGGCAGAAGGTGTTCATCCAGGCCGGCTCGGGCGGCGTGGGCACCGTCGCCATCCAGCTGGCCAAGCACCTGGGCGCGCATGTCGCCACCACCACGGGCACGGCCAACGTCGAGTGGGTCAAGGCACTGGGTGCGGACGTCGTCATCGACTACAAGCGGCAGGACTTCGCCAACGTGCTGCGCGACTATGACGTCGTGCTGAACAGCCAGGGCGGCGCCGAACTGGCGAAATCGGTGCAGGTGATCAAGCCCGGCGGGCACCTGATCTCCATCTCGGGGCCACCCACGCCGCAATTCGCGCTCGAACAGGGGCTGGCCTGGCCGTTGCGACAGGTCATGCGCCTCTTGAGTCTTGGCATCCGGAAGAAGGCGGCACGTCGCGGCGTGAACTACTCGTTCGTCTTCATGCGCGCACATGGCGGGCAGCTGGGCAAGATCACGGACCTGGTCGAAGCGGGCGTCATCCGGCCCGTCGTGGACCGCGTGTTCCCGCTCGACGCGACAGCGCAGGCGCTGGCCTACGTCGATGGGGGGCGGGCAAAAGGGAAAGTGGTGGTGAGCGTGGCAGCCGGGCTCAACCTAGGTTAG
- a CDS encoding M16 family metallopeptidase, with amino-acid sequence MKKLMLGTALLASVTAAGAAEFRLPQFETTKLPNGLTVLLMERHEVPLIAVRAVVKAGAVNDGPQAGLANLTGDAILLGSTRHNKAAIDAAFDFRGAVLAGGGGVEQTTVQANFAKADAPALLPLFAEIVQQPGFDNAELDKLRARKVSGLKQAKESPRQVAGNYYRSMLFGASPYASPPGGTVASLQALKQDDVKGFHQRYFRPDNAAIVVVGDFDPAEMKRQLATLFGQWKAEGPAPQRADYGKPLTDKPRVWLVDKADAIETTFLIGGAGIARNDPDYVPVQVLNTVLGGRFTSWLNDELRVNSGLTYGANSAFAPLSQAGTFSISSFTALPKTEAALDLALKTYDRLWSKGIDKATLDSAKAYVKGQFPPRYETSEQLASLLGDMYALDVSRAQIDNFTRDVDALTPEKAKALVEKHFPRKNLQMVLVGKAAEIRKLATKYGEVTELDITADGFKPTAK; translated from the coding sequence ATGAAGAAACTGATGTTGGGCACGGCCCTGCTGGCCAGCGTGACGGCGGCCGGCGCCGCCGAATTCCGCCTGCCGCAATTCGAGACGACGAAGCTGCCGAACGGGCTGACGGTGCTGCTGATGGAGCGCCACGAGGTGCCGCTGATCGCCGTGCGCGCGGTCGTCAAGGCGGGCGCCGTCAACGACGGCCCGCAGGCGGGCCTGGCGAACCTCACGGGCGACGCCATCCTGCTGGGCAGCACCAGGCACAATAAAGCGGCCATCGACGCGGCCTTCGACTTCCGCGGCGCCGTGCTGGCCGGGGGCGGCGGCGTCGAGCAGACCACCGTGCAGGCGAACTTCGCCAAGGCCGACGCGCCCGCGCTGCTGCCGCTGTTCGCGGAAATCGTGCAGCAGCCCGGCTTCGACAACGCCGAACTGGACAAGCTGCGCGCGCGCAAGGTCAGCGGCCTGAAACAGGCCAAGGAAAGCCCGCGCCAGGTGGCCGGCAACTACTACCGCAGCATGCTGTTCGGCGCCAGCCCGTACGCTAGCCCGCCGGGCGGCACCGTGGCCAGCCTGCAGGCGCTGAAGCAGGACGACGTCAAGGGCTTTCACCAGCGCTACTTCCGGCCCGATAACGCGGCCATCGTGGTGGTCGGCGATTTCGATCCGGCCGAGATGAAGCGCCAGCTGGCGACGCTGTTCGGCCAGTGGAAGGCCGAGGGCCCCGCGCCGCAGCGCGCCGACTACGGCAAGCCGCTGACGGACAAGCCGCGCGTCTGGCTCGTCGACAAGGCCGATGCCATCGAGACGACGTTCCTGATCGGCGGCGCCGGCATCGCCCGCAACGACCCTGACTACGTGCCGGTGCAGGTCCTCAATACGGTGCTGGGCGGGCGCTTCACGTCGTGGCTGAACGACGAGCTGCGCGTCAACTCGGGCCTGACCTACGGCGCCAACAGCGCGTTCGCCCCGCTGTCGCAGGCGGGTACGTTCTCGATCTCCAGCTTCACGGCGCTGCCGAAGACGGAAGCGGCGCTGGACCTGGCGCTGAAGACGTACGACCGGCTGTGGAGCAAGGGGATCGACAAGGCCACGCTGGACTCGGCCAAGGCCTACGTCAAGGGCCAGTTCCCGCCGCGCTACGAAACCAGCGAGCAGTTGGCCAGCCTGCTGGGCGACATGTATGCGCTCGACGTCAGCCGCGCGCAGATCGACAATTTCACGCGCGACGTGGATGCGCTCACGCCGGAAAAGGCCAAGGCGCTGGTCGAGAAGCACTTCCCGCGCAAGAACCTGCAGATGGTCCTGGTGGGCAAGGCCGCCGAGATCCGCAAGCTCGCCACGAAGTATGGCGAGGTGACGGAGCTGGACATCACGGCCGACGGGTTCAAGCCCACGGCGAAATAA
- a CDS encoding DUF6624 domain-containing protein, translated as MKRLTILCSVFAVSSGLCAWPGTVALAQSVPPTQSAPPAPTQPALREELLAMMAQDQRTLDLQTTDPQAFEAIQLRFQSRIQDIVARHGWPTIGLVGEDGAKAAWLLVQHRDADRPYQLRMLELMAPLVKTGEVSGANYAYLYDRTHRPQRYGTQGRCVREGRGGWEPFIIEDLPALHDRRRAMGLPPIADYAARFSCPATAVAFLAGAGPTVPVPGDR; from the coding sequence ATGAAACGACTTACGATCCTGTGCAGCGTGTTCGCAGTGTCATCCGGCCTCTGCGCCTGGCCAGGGACGGTAGCCCTTGCGCAGTCCGTGCCACCCACGCAAAGCGCGCCTCCCGCGCCCACGCAACCGGCGCTGCGTGAGGAATTGCTGGCCATGATGGCGCAAGACCAGCGCACGCTGGACCTGCAGACAACCGACCCGCAAGCGTTCGAGGCGATCCAGCTGCGGTTTCAATCCCGGATACAGGACATCGTTGCGCGGCACGGGTGGCCAACCATCGGCCTGGTGGGCGAGGATGGGGCGAAAGCGGCCTGGCTGCTGGTGCAGCACCGTGACGCCGATCGCCCTTACCAGCTGCGAATGCTCGAACTGATGGCACCGCTGGTGAAGACGGGAGAAGTCAGCGGCGCGAATTACGCCTACCTGTACGATCGCACCCATCGCCCGCAGCGCTATGGCACGCAGGGGCGCTGCGTGCGCGAGGGACGGGGCGGTTGGGAACCGTTCATCATCGAAGACTTGCCCGCGTTGCACGACCGGCGGCGGGCGATGGGGTTGCCCCCCATCGCCGATTACGCGGCCCGGTTCAGCTGCCCGGCCACAGCCGTGGCATTCCTCGCCGGCGCGGGCCCGACCGTGCCGGTGCCGGGAGACCGGTAA
- a CDS encoding TetR/AcrR family transcriptional regulator yields the protein MKVTKAQAQANRAHVVATASTLFRERGYDGVGVADLMAAAGFTHGGFYKQFRSKGDLMAEAAACGIAQTVALSEGADIGQFVRAYLSREHRDARASGCTMAALSGDAARQPQAVRATFAAGIEDLLAALGAPRAAPEDAEAARQRAEYLGVLAHAVGAIVMSRACPDDAPLADEILQVCRDGILASLEAPGAG from the coding sequence ATGAAAGTCACCAAGGCACAGGCCCAGGCCAACCGGGCGCACGTCGTGGCCACGGCATCCACGCTGTTCCGCGAGCGCGGCTATGACGGGGTTGGCGTGGCCGACCTGATGGCCGCCGCGGGCTTCACCCACGGCGGCTTCTACAAGCAGTTCCGCTCGAAGGGCGACCTGATGGCGGAAGCGGCGGCGTGCGGCATCGCGCAGACCGTGGCGCTGAGCGAAGGGGCGGACATCGGACAATTCGTGCGGGCGTACCTGTCGCGCGAACATCGGGATGCGCGGGCGAGCGGGTGCACGATGGCGGCGTTGAGCGGCGATGCGGCGCGCCAGCCGCAAGCGGTCAGGGCGACGTTCGCGGCGGGTATCGAGGATTTGCTGGCGGCGCTGGGCGCGCCACGGGCTGCGCCGGAGGATGCGGAAGCGGCCCGGCAGCGAGCCGAGTATCTCGGCGTGCTGGCGCATGCGGTCGGCGCGATCGTCATGTCGCGGGCTTGCCCGGACGATGCGCCGCTGGCCGATGAGATCTTGCAGGTGTGCCGCGACGGGATCCTCGCGTCGCTCGAGGCGCCGGGCGCAGGGTAA